Proteins found in one Parcubacteria group bacterium genomic segment:
- the murF gene encoding UDP-N-acetylmuramoyl-tripeptide--D-alanyl-D-alanine ligase, giving the protein MKSTKIIYLEKILRFFAKTILKKYNPTVVGITGSVGKSSTKEAVFNVLSLKFRTRKNEKNYNNEIGLPLTIIGSESGNSSIWKWIKVFFKGLFAIIFPIKYPEILVLEMGVDRPGDMEYLLSFIDPTVGIITNISGSHLEFFKSIDHILKEKGKLVKNLSEGGLAILNSDDEKSFSFKDKLKNPAALFGFGDNAEIKASDINFNFNNFQPQGISFKLNFEGKIIPIRLPYVLAPHLIYSALAAIAVGNFFKINLVDIADALQEFSPPPGRMNLIKGIKESYVIDDTYNSSPTSTLAALDVMNDLKAIRKIAALGDMLELGESSDEKHREVLMHASKKGVTIFFIAGDRMKKAAGELEMLRKISGRVFYFDDPEYLGIELKKGLRKGDLVLVKGSQGMRMEKAIKEIMAHPEEAEKLLCRQSKDWRKKPFAKP; this is encoded by the coding sequence ATGAAATCCACCAAGATAATCTATCTTGAAAAAATTCTGAGATTTTTCGCAAAAACGATTCTCAAAAAATACAATCCGACTGTTGTTGGAATAACCGGCTCGGTGGGGAAAAGCTCGACCAAGGAAGCTGTTTTCAATGTGCTTTCTTTGAAGTTCAGGACCCGAAAAAATGAAAAAAATTATAATAATGAAATAGGATTGCCGCTTACTATAATCGGATCGGAGAGTGGCAATAGCTCTATCTGGAAATGGATAAAAGTTTTTTTCAAAGGGCTCTTTGCCATTATTTTTCCCATTAAGTATCCTGAGATTTTAGTTTTGGAAATGGGAGTGGATAGGCCGGGAGACATGGAATATCTTTTAAGTTTTATTGATCCCACAGTCGGAATTATTACTAATATTTCCGGAAGCCATTTGGAATTTTTTAAAAGCATTGATCACATCTTGAAGGAGAAAGGAAAACTGGTAAAAAATCTTTCGGAAGGCGGATTGGCCATACTCAATTCTGATGATGAAAAGTCGTTTTCCTTTAAGGATAAATTAAAAAATCCTGCGGCTCTCTTCGGTTTTGGGGATAATGCGGAAATAAAAGCTTCTGATATTAATTTTAATTTTAACAATTTTCAGCCCCAGGGGATTAGTTTCAAATTAAACTTTGAAGGAAAAATTATTCCGATTCGGCTTCCCTATGTTTTGGCTCCGCATCTTATTTATTCGGCTCTTGCTGCGATAGCGGTTGGGAATTTTTTCAAAATTAATCTGGTTGATATCGCAGATGCTCTTCAGGAATTTTCTCCTCCGCCCGGCAGAATGAATTTAATAAAAGGAATAAAAGAAAGTTATGTTATTGACGATACTTATAATTCTTCTCCAACTTCAACTTTAGCAGCTCTTGATGTGATGAATGATCTGAAGGCGATAAGAAAAATAGCCGCTCTGGGAGATATGCTGGAGCTCGGAGAGAGTTCAGATGAAAAACATAGAGAAGTTTTGATGCATGCTTCAAAAAAGGGAGTAACTATATTTTTTATAGCGGGAGACAGAATGAAAAAAGCAGCCGGAGAATTGGAAATGCTGAGAAAAATTTCCGGAAGGGTATTTTATTTTGATGATCCTGAATATTTGGGCATAGAACTCAAAAAAGGGCTTCGCAAAGGGGATTTAGTTTTAGTCAAAGGTTCGCAAGGAATGAGGATGGAAAAAGCGATTAAGGAAATTATGGCACATCCGGAAGAAGCGGAAAAGTTGCTCTGTCGGCAGTCGAAAGATTGGCGGAAAAAGCCTTTTGCAAAGCCATAG